A segment of the bacterium genome:
CTCGGCCATCAATGCCACCATCCCCGCCGGCGCCGGTGAGAAGGGCCCCCTGCGCCTGAGCGGCGCGCAACTGGCCGAGGTGCTGGTGCAGGGCCCCTCGTGGGTCGTCAAGCAGGGCTACGGCGTCGCGGAAGACCTCGAGCATACCGAGGACCGGGGCCGGCTGCCGGCTGCCGATCCGGACGCCCTGAGCAAGCGCGCCACTGAGCGGGGCGCCCCGCAGCTGGCCACCCTCGGCGGCGGCAACCACTTCCTGGAGATCCAGGCGGTGGACGACATCTACGACGAGCGCCTGGCGCGCGCGTTCGGCGTGGACGAGGTCGGGCAAGTCACCGTCATGATCCACTGCGGGTCGCGCGGGCTGGGCCACCAGGTCTGCGAAGACGCGCTGGACGTGATGACGGCGGCGGCTCGCCGGTATGGCATCAGCCTGCCCGACAAGCAGCTCGCCTGCGCGCCGGTCGGCTCGCCCGAGGGCCAGCACTACCTGGCGGGCATGGCCGCGGCCGCGAACTACGCCTGGGCCAACCGCCAGGCCATCATGTACTATGTGCGGGAGGCGTTCGAGCAGGTGCTGGGACGCGGGTGGCAGAAACTGGGGCTGGACCTCGTCTGGGACGTGGCCCACAACATCGCCAAGCTGGAGGAGCACCACAGCGGCGGCGTGTCGCGCCGGCTGTGCGTGCACCGCAAAGGCGCCACGCGCGCCTTCCCCGCCGGCCGCCCCGAGTTGCCTGCCGTCTTCCGCGAGACCGGTCAGCCGGTGCTGGTGCCCGGCGACATGGGGTCGGCCTCGTACCTGCTGGTCGGCACCGTTGAGGCGCTAGAGCAGACGTGGGGCTCGACCTGCCACGGGGCCGGGCGCGTGCTCAGCCGCAGCGCCGCCATCCGCAAGCACCCCAGCGGGCAGGTGCGGCGCGAACTCGAAGCGCAGGGCATCGTCGTCCGCGCCTCGGGTCGCGACACGCTCGCCGAAGAGGCCCCGGATGCCTACAAGGACGTGGACCGCGTCGTGGCCGTGTGCCACCAGGCGGGGTTGTCGCACAAGGTGGCCCGGCTCCGGCCGCTGGCCGTCGTCAAGGGATAAGGAAGCATCGTTTCCATGGAGATCGTCGGACCCGCCGCTCTC
Coding sequences within it:
- a CDS encoding RtcB family protein — its product is MAMQYTGQIEQLDACRFRLPRSGDMRADGIVYADEELFKDLRHDAALAQVASVACLPGIVGPSLAMPDCHYGYGFPIGGVAAFDVEEGIVSPGGVGYDINCGVRLLRSDLNVAEVRPRLDKLASAINATIPAGAGEKGPLRLSGAQLAEVLVQGPSWVVKQGYGVAEDLEHTEDRGRLPAADPDALSKRATERGAPQLATLGGGNHFLEIQAVDDIYDERLARAFGVDEVGQVTVMIHCGSRGLGHQVCEDALDVMTAAARRYGISLPDKQLACAPVGSPEGQHYLAGMAAAANYAWANRQAIMYYVREAFEQVLGRGWQKLGLDLVWDVAHNIAKLEEHHSGGVSRRLCVHRKGATRAFPAGRPELPAVFRETGQPVLVPGDMGSASYLLVGTVEALEQTWGSTCHGAGRVLSRSAAIRKHPSGQVRRELEAQGIVVRASGRDTLAEEAPDAYKDVDRVVAVCHQAGLSHKVARLRPLAVVKG